In Candidatus Paceibacterota bacterium, one genomic interval encodes:
- a CDS encoding CYTH domain-containing protein, protein MNRTKDIPEYNLRQGILEIRRCIEKFFEDNPDKRMVILVGAGSSTGKTKVVTKRIEEAYPERVIKFSQDDLYKGNAFMESERAKGNILNWDQPEAVDIKLSEELTEALARGMPVPKYQYRFDGNPPAIVGEMKPADIIIVEGLYGLLQNKGDLKIFVHAETFDRMIRRMLRDLDRTEMDSSQIVGYFASVVEPMHIKYIEPTKANADIIINNAYDPEIEAPGTGLSENQLKFRIIGEKGKVLNILTKKRMERKSVATQEDHYFNIRGRDLSRTDEILRIRTESNVCKIFTYKGPEIKEKGRILRRKFKHEFEITPEAEKSLLTLLEGPVVAISKERRMYRWEGLLFAVDFDVILSKNGETRGLGNFIEVMPEDEGEWETIERFLSELGLCVEDGKKTPYSEM, encoded by the coding sequence ATGAATAGAACGAAAGATATACCAGAATATAACCTTAGACAAGGGATACTGGAAATAAGAAGATGCATTGAAAAATTCTTCGAAGACAATCCCGATAAACGGATGGTAATACTTGTAGGTGCGGGATCTTCGACGGGAAAGACGAAAGTCGTGACCAAAAGAATCGAGGAAGCATATCCGGAGAGAGTTATAAAGTTCAGTCAGGATGACTTGTATAAGGGAAATGCCTTTATGGAATCCGAAAGAGCCAAGGGAAATATCTTGAATTGGGATCAGCCGGAAGCTGTAGACATTAAGTTAAGTGAAGAGCTGACCGAAGCGCTGGCAAGAGGAATGCCGGTACCCAAATACCAATACAGATTTGACGGTAATCCGCCAGCCATTGTCGGAGAAATGAAACCCGCTGATATTATTATCGTGGAAGGATTATATGGTCTTCTCCAAAATAAAGGCGATCTCAAGATATTTGTTCATGCAGAGACTTTCGACAGAATGATTCGAAGAATGCTCAGGGATCTTGATAGGACGGAAATGGATTCATCTCAGATCGTCGGCTATTTTGCGAGCGTAGTGGAGCCGATGCACATTAAATACATTGAACCGACTAAGGCGAACGCAGATATTATAATAAACAATGCCTACGATCCCGAGATTGAAGCACCAGGTACCGGGTTATCCGAGAATCAGCTTAAGTTCCGAATCATCGGTGAGAAAGGAAAGGTCCTGAATATTCTTACAAAAAAGCGGATGGAAAGAAAATCTGTCGCGACGCAGGAAGACCACTATTTCAATATAAGAGGAAGGGACTTGAGCAGAACAGACGAGATATTGAGAATCAGGACTGAAAGCAATGTCTGCAAGATATTCACTTATAAAGGTCCTGAGATAAAGGAGAAAGGAAGAATTCTCCGAAGAAAGTTCAAGCATGAATTCGAAATTACGCCAGAAGCGGAAAAAAGCTTGCTGACTTTGCTCGAAGGCCCAGTGGTTGCAATTAGCAAAGAAAGAAGAATGTACAGATGGGAAGGATTGTTGTTCGCCGTGGATTTTGATGTCATATTGTCAAAAAATGGCGAAACCAGGGGACTCGGCAATTTCATTGAAGTCATGCCGGAAGACGAGGGAGAATGGGAAACAATAGAGCGATTCCTTTCGGAACTCGGTCTCTGTGTAGAGGATGGTAAAAAAACACCTTATTCAGAAATGTAA